Genomic window (Flavobacteriales bacterium):
TTGGCTATTTACAATAATTGAGCTAAAAAAAAATAAAAAACATAAAAACAACCTTTGCATATTTTTGTCTTATTTATTTATTGTCTAATTTTCTTAACCTTAATGTTCCTGATTTTCTAGTGTCTGAAGTGTAATCGCTGAACTTTTTTCTCGCTTCTTCACCTTCTGTGCCTTCTGCAACTGTTGAGTTTAATATTTTTTTTATTCTTTCATCAATTGCCTTTTTGTTTAAGAATCCTCCTTTAAGATGGTTGATAATTCTGCCCCCGGCTGGTTGGAGTCTTCAGCGAAGGGATAACTTCAACCTTTCAATCTCAAAGTTAGCAAAATTAAAATTAAAATTTATTCCTTCCCAACGCACTAAATTCAATTACCGTTACCTCGACTAATCCATTATCATTAAAATAATCCCGAGCGCTACAATAGGGATCATTTTCTATTTTCTCAACAAGTCCTTCCTCGACGAGATTTTGATGAACATAATTTATTTTTTGTGAAATAATATCTGGTTGTATCAAAAATACCGGATGATTATCGTTCCCCCATATTTGATAAATTCTATTTTTACCATTTGCTGCACCAGCACTTTTAAATTTTTCTAACAGCCATTCCCTTTGGCTTTCCGGTTCTTCATAAAGTGATTTGATTATTTGAGTGGTTGTAAACTTTTTAAAATCTCGAAGAATATCAGAAAGGCTGAATCCTTCTTTTGCTCTTGCAACCAAATGCACATGGTTACTCCTAATTACATATGCATATTATTCTAACCCTTTGCGCATAAT
Coding sequences:
- a CDS encoding transposase, yielding MHLVARAKEGFSLSDILRDFKKFTTTQIIKSLYEEPESQREWLLEKFKSAGAANGKNRIYQIWGNDNHPVFLIQPDIISQKINYVHQNLVEEGLVEKIENDPYCSARDYFNDNGLVEVTVIEFSALGRNKF